One window of the Zea mays cultivar B73 chromosome 3, Zm-B73-REFERENCE-NAM-5.0, whole genome shotgun sequence genome contains the following:
- the LOC100193621 gene encoding uncharacterized protein isoform X1 yields MACLHDHSCEDHNCAADWSLYNHIDVPKVVALNESVPGSVKSVFKPWEQRLDTSGGFLESNEGDPELLIFIPFTSDVKIKSISVVGGADGTSPSRMRAFINREGIDFSDAQNMQPVQEWELAENLQGALEYQTRYSRFQGVANLTLHFSDNFGGDTTKIYYIGLRGEATQNKRDVVATIVYEVMPNPSDHKTKSETGGGFSHVE; encoded by the exons ATGGCCTGCCTGCACGACCACAGCTGCGAGGATCACAACTGCGCCGCCGACTGGTCGCTCTACAACCACATCGACGTCCCCAAG GTGGTGGCTCTCAACGAATCGGTGCCCGGGAGCGTCAAGTCCGTCTTCAAGCCCTGGGAGCAGCGCCTTGACACCTCGGGG GGTTTTCTGGAGAGTAATGAGGGTGACCCTGAGCTACTTATTTTCATCCC GTTCACATCAGATGTTAAGATCAAGAGCATTTCTGTTGTTGGTGGTGCTGATGGAACAAGCCCGTCAAGAATGAGAGC GTTTATCAATAGAGAAGGTATTGACTTTTCTGATGCTCAAAACATGCAGCCAGTGCAG GAATGGGAATTAGCAGAGAACCTGCAAGGAGCTCTTGAGTACCAAACAAG ATATTCAAGgttccaaggtgtggctaacctaACTCTGCATTTCTCTGACAACTTTGGTGGTGATACAACTAAAATTTATTACATTGGACTACGTGGTGAAGCCACTCAG AACAAAAGGGATGTAGTTGCAACAATTGTATATGAAGTCATGCCCAATCCTTCTGATCACAA